From the genome of Arthrobacter sp. SLBN-122:
GGAACGCCTCTGGTGCTACATCGAGGTGGCCCGCGACCAGCGCCGTGCGGGCATCGGTGCAAGCCTCCTGGCCATGCTGCGGCGCGAAGCCGAACACGCGCCGTCGGGCGTCACCAAGCTGCGCGCCAAGGTGGAGCCAGGCACCGCGGGTGCCGCCTTCGCCGAAACGCTCGGCCTGGCGCCCATCCAGCGTTCCCGCCTTGTGGTGGTGGAGCCCGGCGCCCTGCGGCTTCCGGTGTTCACGGCCAAGGACGACGGCGGCGCGGCCAGCGGCGAGAACGCCGGCTCCGACGTCGTGATGGACCTGGCAACGGGATCCGTGGAGCTGACCGACGTGGTGGGCCGGTATTACACCTCCATCCACGGTTGGGACTCTCCCGGCGTCCTGTCCGTGGGGCAGGTGCAGAAGCTGTTCCTGGACGAACTCACCGGAGCCCACGGCGCCATTGTGCTGCGGGCCCAGCCCGGATCCGCATTCGGGACGGGGGTTGCCCCCAGTAAGAAGGGCCGCATCCGGGCCTTTGCCGTCAGCTACGCGGCCCCGGCTGACCCGGACGCCGCACCGGGGACGGATGCTGCTGGACCGGAAACGCCCACCGACGTTTTCGTGGGTCACGAGCCTTCGCTGGATGCTGATGATGCCGCTGAGGCCGTCCGCGACATGCTGGCCCTGATCGCGTACCAGCACCCGGTCATGCTGGAACTGGACGATTCCATGATCGCCCTGCGTGCCGCCGTCGAACCCCTCCTGGACAGTGGCAAGGCACGGCTGGCGGGCGCGGAAACCCTGGTGGTCTCGGACTAAGCCACCGCTACCCAACCAGGTCGCAGCAGATGTCGTTATGGAGCTCCATTCCGACATCTGCTGCGACCTAGTTGCGGGGAGCACGACGGCGGCCCGCGGCTGCGTCGGCTGCGTCGAGCAGCTGCCGCTCGGCGTCCGTCGGGGCGCTCCCACCCACGTGCGCAGGCATCCACCACGCGCCGGATCCGGGATCGAGCGGGAAGCCGGCGATGCAGCGGTCGATTCCGGACTGCAGGGTGCTGCGCAGCATGTCCGTGGCCGCCTCCGGGTCGCTGCCTGTCGGAAACGTCATGGGTTCGTCCACGTGGACCCGCACCGGGGCGCGCCAGCTGCGGCGCAGCGAAAAGCCGTGGCCGCGCGTCAGTACCCGGTGCGCGCCCCAGACAGACACCGGAATCACCGGTACGCCGGCCTCGGCGGCCATGCGGACTGCCCCTGTGCGGCACTCGCGGACGGTGAAGCTGCGGCTGACCCCGGCCTCCGGGAACACCGCAAGGTACTCGCCATCGCGCAGCTTGGCCACCGCAGCGTCATAGGCGTCCGAACGGTCCGTGTATCCCACCACGACGTGGCCGCTTGCGCTGATGGCAGGGCCGGCAAGCCAATGGTCCGCCGCTCCCTGATGGACCAGGAACCGAAGCTGCGCACGGGCGTGCCGCCACAGGAGCAGCTCGAGCACGGCAAAGTCCAGGTAGCCGAAATGCGTGACGGCGAACACCGCACCCTTCCCGG
Proteins encoded in this window:
- a CDS encoding GNAT family N-acetyltransferase, which codes for MAIEYREWRDGDDLALLEIWGDPDTAQARQFRGALAVSSNGRDGSPWRRCIVAEDVIDGVGIPVAAGVVYEASLHPERLWCYIEVARDQRRAGIGASLLAMLRREAEHAPSGVTKLRAKVEPGTAGAAFAETLGLAPIQRSRLVVVEPGALRLPVFTAKDDGGAASGENAGSDVVMDLATGSVELTDVVGRYYTSIHGWDSPGVLSVGQVQKLFLDELTGAHGAIVLRAQPGSAFGTGVAPSKKGRIRAFAVSYAAPADPDAAPGTDAAGPETPTDVFVGHEPSLDADDAAEAVRDMLALIAYQHPVMLELDDSMIALRAAVEPLLDSGKARLAGAETLVVSD
- a CDS encoding lysophospholipid acyltransferase family protein, with the translated sequence MPWRPPSNDRFYRLIVRTGQFLRWALRLDIQATGLEHLPDKGPLSGPSRRVDPGKGAVFAVTHFGYLDFAVLELLLWRHARAQLRFLVHQGAADHWLAGPAISASGHVVVGYTDRSDAYDAAVAKLRDGEYLAVFPEAGVSRSFTVRECRTGAVRMAAEAGVPVIPVSVWGAHRVLTRGHGFSLRRSWRAPVRVHVDEPMTFPTGSDPEAATDMLRSTLQSGIDRCIAGFPLDPGSGAWWMPAHVGGSAPTDAERQLLDAADAAAGRRRAPRN